The window AAGCGGGATAGcactccccccccttccatttgtAGCAGCAGAGGGAAGAAGTCCACGTTGCTAGTCCTCAAGGAGGTGGCCAGGCCAGGCTGAACTTCGGAGCCGGCTTCGCTGCAGGAGAGGCTGCGGCGCGGAACaggtcccttcccttcccttcccttccctcccctgcccccccctctctcccgcACCCGCGCGCGCCCACCTTCTTCCCCTCTGCCCCCCGGCGCTTACCCCAAATTGAGCGCAGCCGGCGGGCCAAGCTCACCAAAGTCCTTCTCGGCACATGGGAGTCAAAGGGCAGCCTGGCTcgaggaaagagaggaagaagagccagaaggggagggaagaagggggaaaggcagaagtcctgttattctctctctcttcccccctccccctaaaaatatttaataataagaataaccacgacaataataataatgataataaaataaaaagaacgcTTAAAAAAAGGGTGGGAAATCTGTCCGGTGTGGAAGTTTAATGGCGCTTGGTAACGTGGGGCtcccagagagagggagagagaccagGGTCTCCCCCTCAGCCATCGCCGCTGTCACGTCGGATGAGCAAGGCCTGGCTGAACCCGCCAAGTTAGCGCCGGGGGGAGAGGCTGGGCCCCGACGAAGCCACGCCTCTCCGCCGGCCGAAGCGCGGCCCTTGTGGGCGCGGGTTGGGCGAGGCGTCGCTCGGCAGCTCTAGCTAGGCCTCGGAGGCTCCCGCCAAAGAGGAGCAGGCCCACGGTTTCAGGGCTAAGTCTGTCCGGAGCAAGAGGCAAGGGAGGGCTAGGTTTCATGTCTGTGAGGGGAAGGGATTCCGTGGTTGTAAGTTTTTCTGTaggtttatttcattttatatcatttatttattgagcTAGTTATTGCGTTTCTGTGGGGTGCTTATGGAAGGGTGTGGGACCTCTGGTGTGGGGCACGTGGGGCACCTGCAgaggtagtttgcccaccttttgTTCCCCACTCTGCCACTTGGCTgtcacctgtgactcctagaagctgtgaCAGCGGCCTCGCTCTGGGAAGCGGCTTCGGCTGGGTGAGGGGAGCCGCGATGGGTCTCAAAACCCTCggggagttagggacttcccctgcgtgtgaagacaggctccggtggattgagcagatgagaccagtGGTGCGTcccatggtcaagaaggcggtttctgcacacacatgctgtagagggaagtgaggggcagatggggctcatccacctgggaatccaaggagaaggaaaactctcacCCTAAACATCCGctgcttctttgggagaagaaaaatctAAGCAGCAAACCCTATggcaaatccagagtggagtccctaaggcagttggatggcaccttgtacgcctccctctggcaattcctgcagccaagctggtgccaagcctattgttctgctttcctttggaccacatcagtgagaatGAGACTTCACCCTTGAAGGCGCACTCCAtcgtctcttgagacagacggatgtcaacaatacatttctataccacccaatatccaaggatcacagggcgctTTACAatctaaaagcacaaaaatatataacatagtaacaaacaataataatactaaccccccagtttaaaaggccatagaccaggcacccccaaactcagtcctccagatgttttgggactacaactcccaccatccctagttaacaggaccagtggtcagggatgatgggacttgtagtcccaaaacatctggagagccgtgtttggggatgcctgccatagactgtttaattagccagaggcctgggagaagagggatgtttttcACTGGCACttaaaaatatgcagcaaaggcgccaggcaagcctccctggggagagcatgtcgcaagcggggagccaccacagaaaagacctggTAAAGGAGTCCACCCTAAGCAGTTCATTCCCAGGTAGGGATTAAATAACAAGTGAGGCCAATGATATGAGAATCAAGGCACGTCTTTATTTCTCTTCAGGAACTGGAGATCTCCCTGCCCCCAGCACAGCataaagtttttatatatgtttcaAACAAAGAGCTTTAAGCTAAGCTAACTGATTACAATATGCTGCAACATGAGTCTGCATATTATACCCATGTCCAATTATAAACACAACACACTTGTCTAGTTTAGTTATCTGGCTTTTTTGTTACTTTTCCTTTCATTACACTTTGCTTCTTGCTATATCTCTTAGCAACCCCCTGCTTTTATCCAACCTCTCCCATTCATCTTGTGAATGTCAAGTCATATAAACAGTGACAGGCGTTTTACACGCCCTGACTTCTTTTGCTTCCATAGAATTGTTAGTTGTATGGGACttcgggggtcatctagtccaatcccctgcaatgcaatgtttAAATTTAGAGCACAGTTTCAAAACTACTGGTATTCCTCCACAGCCCCATTTCCATGTTGGTACCCTCCGAACCTCTTGTGGAAGAtacacacaaagaaggacctcagcgGATGATCTCAaagtccgggtaggttcatatcgGGAGAGGCGGTCTTTGAGGTATTGTGATGCTGAGCCATTTGGCATTATAGGTCaattgaattgggcccagaaactaattttcAGCAGTGCAGTCACTGTGTAAGCGGTGGGATTGAGAAAGCTAGAAAGGAAGTGTCTTAATCACTTATCTGAGTGCTCATTTGGTTTGGTCAGCCTTATCCAGAGTTCATTGTAGTGGCAACAGCTTTGCTGTGACCCACCTGTGGGTCCTGATGCACTGGTTGAAGACCTATGATCTAGATGCTGCTAGATTGGGAGGCACAAATGACCCTAGATACATTCTACAGGGACATGTGCTCCCCTGActgctcctgcttctgcttctggagaGTGTCCCTCGAGATAAGGTAAGAAGGCAGGAGCCACATGCTCAACCCTTGCCTTGTCtctggtggggtttttgtttttttggtcacAAGGGCCTTTTGTATGTTGGTGGACCGTCCTCAACACATCACCTTCCACTTTGATGAGATATCTCACTTCCGTCTTGTGGAATGAAGACCCAAAGGAGGGTTTAACCACAGTGGCGGTTTCTTTATGTAGATGGGGAAAACCGTTAGTCAACATGAGGCTGTCTGGACAGGGTTGGGAAGGTGAGGAGAAGTGAATCAGAACCTTGTCAGAAGTAGTACTGAAGAGAGGAGTATGAGTCCCACCTCATTCCCAACTTTTTCCAGAGTGTATTGGGAGCCCAGCCATGGATGGCATCTGATGTCCAGCCTTGGGTGTGTTCTAGTAAGCCCCCTCTGTTCAGTGAGTCTTCATCCCTAGTGTGTTTGACACTGAAGCCTATGGCTTTTGGAATTAGTATAGACTGCGAATGGTGCTGATAAACGGCAGGTGGCAGTATGACAATTCAAAACACTTAAGCCGTGTTTTAAAAGTTGCAAAACTGTCAGAACCAGAACTCAATAGCTGGAAGAAAAACATAGCCAGATGTTTAAAGAAGTGTGATGTTATAATTTTGAAATGGGAAAAGACTTGGTAAAACTACATGTGTTAATCTGTGGCAAAAGAAATAAGTGAGTATGTAAGTAAGTTGTGGTTATGATTGATTTGGGTTGTCGGACTACCCCACCTACAAATTGCAAACAATTTCTTTTACAAATGCAGACAAAGTTCAATTGTTGAGAAAGACATAGAGCAGAGGAATAATAAGAACTTTTCCATATTATTAATTTTAGTGCATTAATTGTACAGTTTTAACTCAATTGAGTCTCTCTCAcctcttttaaaataataggATTGAGGGAGGGATATCACATTACCCATGCCTCACATAGTTTGGAGTGATACTTCATCAGTTTCACCCTAACATGGACAGCTATTACAATTGTCAATACTGTCTTTTGGCTAGAAATAGTTAACAATGGTGCTAATTGATATTTGTGTAGCATGTTGAAGGCATTTCACATGCATGAAAACCATGTGAAaggatcattaaaaaaaattgttcaagGCACACTATGTAGTCTTTGTGGATAAGTAAGCAGAGCATATGCATAGCAAGTTTGGGTGGTTTCTGCAAGTTTACATAAGATGTTTGTACAGAATGAAATCCGATCTTTGAAACAAGAGGTGGCAAGTCAGCTCAGTGCAACTCACTAAGGGCTGTAAGAATCTTGAGATtcagtttcctttttttatttttttttaaaagcaactttcTATTCCTTGTGATTGTGGCAACAATGTGTAATGATTGCATGTTTGAAAGGTTCAAACAAAAAGTCCTGTTTCAAATGTCACAGATTCTAAGTGTCAATATATTCTTATCATGAATAAATGTTGTAGCtgttgttgcacgccaccccagtctcctagtagtgcgagattccaggggttccaggcgttCACCCAGGGATTGTGTTTCCTTTAGGAAATGAAACAgtggagattgtggtgtctttatgatatatggtttatttacacatataaagaacctgagcctatgattgagaggttcacagcatcagcaccccaAAAGGGTATTGTTTCTcctatagccacagccttgggttAAAACAGAAATCAACCACCGTACTTAGACCCTCTCTCTTTAGCAAGCTGCAACCTTTTCCCCCTCTAGGTCACACTACAGCCAACCCTAAAGACTCTGCTTCAAACTCTCACTTTGTCTTCTAACTCATAGCTGGAAAAGGCCCCCCATCCCATTTTCTTAATGGTCCATCGTCTTTCCCTTTGTtctttcttaatggctcatctcccaggcgATTACTTCAAGAGAAAGCCAGCCTCAATCCAGGGGTTCAGGAGGCTTGATTAATTTCTAAAACTTACTGGGTCCAGGACTTTATAGGAGTCTTGCACTtagttcttggcatctccagtttaaaattacttagggggcagggaagggaaagCCTAAGCACCTAGAGAACTCCTGCCCGACAGAGTAGATGATACAAGACTAAATGGAGCATTGGTCTGACTCCCTATAAAGGTCACAAGCCAAGTTCCAAGGTGTGTTCTGGTCACTCCTCTGATTGTAGGTCAGAttatgtcatagctgtcaacttttcccttttttaagggaaattcccttattccgaataggattcctcagaagaaaagggagaagttgatAGCTATGGATTATGTGGGTGTTTTTGAGGGTATTGTTTAAGGCAGCATTTCAGCAGAATTTAGCTTACAGGAACTGGGGCAGCTCAAATATTTGGTTGCATGCCCTTGCCAGTCTATTGATCCATATTTCCCCAGTACTTAACACCTGGCATGCTATATATAGAATGCTGATCAAGAAAGTCCCTGGAAAGGTCACATaatcaggggtggagcaagggggtggggtggtggtggaccgccttgggtaccgccctggggggtgacactcggggcagtgCCCCACCCCCATGATCGGCGCCGCTGGCgcgcagcaagttttaaggctgcagcgtgcaaatagcagcacagcgtctgtgctgctgttcgtgcgctgcagccttaaaacttgcagTGCCGGAAGGGGTGCTGGCGGCTCGctcccaccatcttgggtggactgcacaattgcacatgtctgcacatgcgcagtccacctgggatgctgcgcGTGCGCCATGACGTCAGGGCGCACGCACTAGggagcggcaccccgcccccaggggggtgcccccgcgtttaCCACCCTGGGCGGCAAAGCGGTTCCCTACGCCCCTGCCATAATTTCATAGTTTATATGATACTGAGGCACAGTGAGGCAGGGTTAGGGGGTAAACATGCCCTATGATACCTTTTCTGTGctttaaatactttaaaaatgaaGGCAAAGCCCACTGATCCACCCACCCCAGCAAATTTTTCCAACCCCTCAAGACCTTGCTGGGGTGTACAAAGCCTGAAACTCTGAAAGGAGTGTCAACTGCCCACTCCTCAGTCATCATTTGATTAGCAAAAGGCAGCATTGACCATGCATCAGCTGAGCAGAGGGGTTGTGTGCCTGTTTCCATtggcctgtgtgtgtgcatgtgagaatATGCATGAGAGAGTATGGGGTGACCACATTTTCCCCTTGAAATAATGAGAGTGTTTAAGCGATTCATTTAAACTACCGTATTTACAAAACTAGTGACCTATTTATAAATTTGAAATTTCCATATTTGCAGGAGTTTTGCACTGCAAATGTGGCACTATATTTTCCATTCACTTTTGGTATAAACATAGCGTACCCACAAACCCTTCAAGTAACAAAACTGAAGGCATGgcaaatgtgatttatttatgaGTAAAGGATAATTAGGAAAAAAGTGTCATTCATACAAACAATATATTTTGTAATACTGACCATTAAATAGCAGAATGTTATTTTGGCAGTCAATCATTCAATTACGCATTCAACAAGCAGAAGCATGAAATGCACCAAAGTTCCTATTTGTCATAGTTGGATTAAGGATGTTCTCAGGGAGACAGAATTACTTGTTCTAGCTAATCCTGATATATCTTTGTGCTTTCCTGAAACTGCTCATAATAGCAGTACAAAAATGTCTTCCAAAACCGTGTCACTATCAGAACTTCTATATTTTCAGAACTTTTTAAAGTACAGAATTGGCTTTCTTCCTACATCAAGTGAAAGGCACATTTTAAATAGTAACAAAGTAGTGGCAGAACTCGACTATAGTTTCTCCACAATTTATTCATGTAGGCAGCTCTTATGTGGTATGCCCAGTTCTATTGCCACCAGATTAATAAAAACCAAGAATATTATAGCACATTAAAGATTAACGGACTTTATCATACCACAAGTTTTCACAGACTAGAGTCCATTTAATCAGAGGCATGGAACTGTGTGCATTTGAAGCACACACTAGTCCACCAAAACTAATGCCAAGCGTGATGATCAAAACTGTTACAGAGCAATTTGatggcatttatatcccaacaAAGGGAAATGCATATTAAATATATGATTTTTAGAGCATCAAGTCAACCTTAAACCCTGGTAAGGATTATGTAAGGCAGCCAGAGTTTGCACAGCATGTTCAAGGTTGGCTGCTTGCAGACGTAACAtggctaaactgtggtttagggTGCTGTGTAAGAGCAAATGAGAAGAACTCTCTTGTACCAGACTAAAGGCTTATGTAGCTCTGCGTCCTGTTTCTAGATACCTATGTGAAGCACACAAGTTGGGCATGAGCACCATAGCCCTGTCCCACTGTTCCCCcacaaatggtattcagaggagGTGGGCTGCCTCTGATTATGGAAATGAGTGAGCCTTGAGTTTGCTCTCCTCCTCTGGAAGGAAATTGGAAGCATTCAGTATTGTTTTCAACTAACCATGGTCTGTTGTTAAATTTAGACTAGGACAAACTGGTTggctttaactatggtttgtctaaacatgccaacttcaaaccatgattTATCTGAATAAACCAGGTTTGTAAATCATAGTTAAAACTAACTGCAGTAAGTTGAGGGGGTAAAGTAATTAAGGAAAGAATTGTTACTTATCCTGAGTCCTGAGAATAAAACACCTGATAAATAATCATGATGTTTGAGGGCTGTGCACTCTTCTCGCCCGAAGTAGCAAAAAAAGAGCTGTTTAATAATCAAAATACTAGCCTTTTGCACAATTGTAACTAGATGTATTTGGATATTATCAGCCTGTACTGACAAAAGAATTTCTGAACTGTGGGTTAAATAAGAAGATGGACTCCCACTATTTAGAATGTGTGTAATTTACTATAGTTTAATTAAAAACAGATGAGCTTTTAAGCAATGCAAAATAGACAAATGGCATACAAACATCTAATGATTGGGCAGTGGTTTCTTGGTCTGAGACTTCTTCATGCAAGACTTCAGTATCAAATAAGACAACTCAAGTACATTTAGGAGCATGCAAATGCCTGACACAGCCAGCATAAAAATAGTAAATACAGTTTTCTCAGTGGGACGAGAAATAAAGCAATCTACTGTATTTGGGCAAGGAAAATCAGTGCATTTCACTACACGAGGCATACGGTACCCATCGTACATGTAATAAAATATGTACATGAAAGTCGCTTCAAAGATAATTcggaagaagaggctgctggtgTATGTCCACCATAGGGGTCCTTCGATATGAAACTTTTGGGTTTTCAGACTTTCAAGGTCAATTTTCTCCCCATGTCGGTATTTCCGTTTCTTCTCGTGCCTTCTGTAGGCAACATGCATTGCCACCAGAAGGGCAGGGGTAGACACAAAGATAAGTTGGAGAGCCCAAAGTCTAATATGAGAAACTGGGAAATAATCATCATAGCAGGTATTTTTGCACCCAGGTTGCAGAGTGTTACAAGTGAAATCTGACTGTTCGTCTCCCCAGACTTTTTCTGCAGCCACCACAAGGATCATGACACGGAAAATGAAGAGGACAGTGAGCCATATCTTCCCAATGCTGGTTGAGTGTTTGTTTACACCTCCTAAAATGGATTGGAGCGTTCCCCACATGGTGGCTTGTGTGTTCTTTAGCctattaagacaaaggaaaagaaaaaagaaaaagccaaatGATTAATTATGCTATTCCTTCACAAATGAGGAGGTCCTCTGATGCTAGTACAGACAAGTGTAAGCAGATGGGCAGAACAATTCTGAGATGTTTGggcttctttctctcccacccattctggaaaatgaatgttaaaacttGATATACATCTATCCATTCAAAGGAGCACAATGACATTAAAACACTGAGATAATTAGAGGGGTGATTAAACCAGAGTTCCTTATGCAGAGACTTCTTTTGGCATGGTACTATGTTGATGGTACGCATCGAGTTTATACAACTAGGATTCACATATAAATTAagcccatatatatataaattaagccCAGCATATTCTTCTGTTCTGCCCTTATAGAAATAGCCTTTAAAGGAGGTGCTGTTAAAGGCTAGTTAGGTTATAGTTAAACTAAAACACTGGCATTTTATCACTTTTCCAAATGCTATCCTATGGCAACTTTAGTTTACAAGATGACTTACCGGTAAGATGTATGTACAGAAAGCCCACTACttgtgtgcatttaacttgtaCGCATtcaggggaagagaggggaagggagtggggaaacctgtggtcaCTGCAACTCATTCTTATtaaactaaactatggtttgacatTATATCTGAACTGGGTCAGAGGGAGAGGTGCAGCTATTTGGCAATGGAAGTTATTGttatcattaaaaaaacccaaaaacaattTGTGGAGATGCTCCATTGTGGGAAAATTACACAAAGGTAATGGAGAAATACGTGTTCCAAGATACTACATTTTAATGGCATGAAATAATCTTGCTGTAACTGCAATCGCTGTATCATCACTTATCAATGATTACCATTCTCTGCTATTAGCGCAGATCTAGACCACAGATGTAAACAGATTTAGTAATCATCCTTTCCTCAGAAAACCCAAGAAACTTAAGCTGTGATGGGGAATAGGGGGTGTCAAGATATGTAACAGTGCCGTCAACAAACCTTGATTGCCAAGATTCCTTGATGGAAGAACcccaagcagcagcaggagaggagtATCCAGAACAACGGCAAAACAGGTAAAACTTCTGCCACTAGCTCCCTGCTTTGCTTGGCTTTGCTTCCCCCTGAAGGAACGTGATAGATGCCAGAccctggaccatagctgtcaactttctcccttttttaaagggaaattcccttattctgaataggattcctcgcaagaaaagggaaaagttgacagctatgccctggaCCCATTCACCATTGATTTGCAGGAAGCAACATGCCTTCTGGGTGgagtgagcaccttgaattgggcccagaaatgaactggtaaCTAGTGGGGGAGCTGTTGACTCCATGTGAATTGTCATTTGGGCTAGGGAAGAGGGTTGAATTTTTGTTTATCTTTTGGTTAGTGGGTGGGAATATTgccttggttttgtttgttttttgtttcagtatttcaaatgtttttttattACTATGTAGGGggctggtttgttgtttttgttttcccatatGTTGAATGAAATATTAACATATTGTATGTTTGACAGGCATATATAATTTTATAGTTAGATATGCCTGTCAAACAGCACCTTTGGGTTCATTTCTGGTGACCCTCAATTCTAATTTTTGTTGATTTTGCTAATTAAGGTCAAACTCATTTTTAATCTTCATTTTCATTGGAGATGCCTGCATGCTGGTTTTGACATTTCACAAATAGAAATCAATCCAAATGAGTGTGTTCAATTATGCAGTGTGTTGGCATAGTACTATACAAACAAATACTGTAATGTGGTTTAGTAAAGCCTTAACAAGCAAGGCCAAGCTGACTTGCAAGAAGACAGCATGTTATAACATGACCCTTGACATGGTAGCTTTCATTACACCCACTAACCCTAAGAAAAAAGATGATAGATTTTGATGATGTAATGAGGAGTTGCAGAATCAAGATGAAAAGATTGATAAAATTATTTCTTTTCCTACTAATCACCCTCCTCCCTGTAGGATTTGATTTGAAAGCTGCACGgatatatttgtttaaaataaatcatTTATATGTTTTCCAATAACCAAGGTCTCGGGTTTTCCTTTAACTAAGAAACCACACCAGACTCTGTGACCCCAAATCAAATTCACTTCTGCTAACCATTAAACAAGATGAAGACTTTCACCCCTATTCATTCAATTCAAACAAAGCATTAAACCAAAAGAAAACAGGATAAATATCAAATGTCTTGCTCTTCTGTTATATAGATCAGTGGTTCCTAATTGGTGGCCCCTGGCCCCAAGGGAATCTACACCCCATTCACATagcaaaaactaccatagaggtatcaacattttcaaaggaAGGGGGTCCATGCCTTGCCTTTGGAAAAACAGGGAGTCCACAGGACTTAattaattgggaaccactgatatatatatatcattttgcCAGGATTGCAAAATGTGAACTGACACACAACAAATTCCATCCATAGTGTAAGCCTAGTCTAAAGTGTAACTGATGTAGACTCTTAAGGTTGCATTCAACTGAGACAAGACTAAGTAGGGTAGACTCACTGAAAATGAACCCATGTTAAttatgcccattgatttcaatggctctgCTTTGAGTAGGGCCAACATTGGATAGAACTCTTACCTATGAagattaaggttgcaatcctgtataAATTTACATGAGATTAAACATCATTGAGCTCAATTGCTTTTTAGTGAAATGCATAGAGCTGCATTGTAAAACAGTCCTGCACATACTGGAAAATACTCATTTGACAGACACGGTCCTatgtatatctactcagaagataggtaaaggtaaaaggacccctgaccatcaggtccagtcgtgtccgactctggggttgcggtgctcatctcgctctataggccgagggagccggcgtttgtccgcagacagcttccgggtcatgtggccagcatgacaaagctgcttctggtgaaccagagcagcgcacggaaatgtcgtttaccttcccgctggagcggtccctatttatctacttgcactttgatgtgctttcgaactgctaggtgggtaggagctgggaccgagcaacaagagctcacctcgtggcagggattcgaaccgccgacctgatcagcaagccctagactctgtggtttaacccacagcgcctttGAGTAAATCATTTTCTCAATTCATCTACCGTTCTAGAAACCTTAAGGTGAAAGGTTAGGTatattaatactaatactactaatgAATATTGCATCTTAAAGGTAATAAAAATTAATCTGGCAACTGCAGCATCCCCCATGCAGAATTCTGCATCTACATGGATCACTGTGAATGAAGGGGCAAATGGTTATCCAGGAATCCACATCAAATCCATTTCTTCCTCCACTATATGGAGAGGTTATATTGCAGGTATTAAATATGTCATTCTTTCTGCATAAACTGTTAGATATCATTTTTACATTACatatacattacattacattggtATAAAATACCAATGGTTAGCATATGGAAATCACAGAATGTTTCTCTGTCTACATCTCTCACCCTTTCTGTCTTCAGTGGTATTATTTACACTAGAATAATATGACAGGGGAAAGATAACAGAAGAAAAACACATGTAAACACGAGGATAGAAGCATATGAAAATTTCAACCACAGCTTTTTTAAACTGGAGA of the Lacerta agilis isolate rLacAgi1 chromosome 4, rLacAgi1.pri, whole genome shotgun sequence genome contains:
- the GJB2 gene encoding gap junction beta-2 protein, giving the protein MWGTLQSILGGVNKHSTSIGKIWLTVLFIFRVMILVVAAEKVWGDEQSDFTCNTLQPGCKNTCYDDYFPVSHIRLWALQLIFVSTPALLVAMHVAYRRHEKKRKYRHGEKIDLESLKTQKFHIEGPLWWTYTSSLFFRIIFEATFMYIFYYMYDGYRMPRVVKCTDFPCPNTVDCFISRPTEKTVFTIFMLAVSGICMLLNVLELSYLILKSCMKKSQTKKPLPNH